One region of Pygocentrus nattereri isolate fPygNat1 chromosome 14, fPygNat1.pri, whole genome shotgun sequence genomic DNA includes:
- the rps15a gene encoding 40S ribosomal protein S15a produces MVRMNVLADALKSINNAEKRGKRQVLIRPCSKVIVRFLTVMMKHGYIGEFEIIDDHRAGKIVVNLTGRLNKCGVISPRFDVQLKDLEKWQNNLLPSRQFGFIVLTTSAGIMDHEEARRKHTGGKILGFFF; encoded by the exons ATGGTGCGGATGAACGTGCTCGCCGATGCCCTGAAAAGCATCAACAATGCAGAGAAACGGGGGAAGCGGCAGGTCCTGATCCGCCCCTGCTCCAAAGTCATAGTCCGCTTCCTCACCGTCATGATGAAGCACG GTTACATTGGCGAATTCGAGATCATTGATGATCACAGAGCTGGGAAAATCGTGGTGAACCTCACTGGCAGGCTGAACAAG TGCGGCGTCATCAGCCCAAGGTTTGATGTGCAGCTGAAGGATCTGGAGAAGTGGCAGAACAATCTCCTCCCATCCAGACAGTTTGG GTTCATTGTGTTGACGACCTCGGCTGGCATCATGGACCATGAAGAGGCTAGACGGAAACACACGGGAGGAAAAATCCTAGGGTTCTTTTTCTAA